The proteins below come from a single Acaryochloris sp. CCMEE 5410 genomic window:
- a CDS encoding J domain-containing protein yields MSGHNHYQTLEVDPAATPAEIKSAYRRLAKLFHPDSHHQMANHERIAQVNEAYEILKDPHRRLAYDQHRRTAPTTGSWGNAQAGAARSQAYRKPTQTARKTEIHLQQWLKQVYTPVNRHLANILNPLADEIQCLSADPYDDDLMADFQDYLADCRTRLEKAQTIFQSFPNPGNIASVAAHLYYCLNHIEDGIEDLERFTYCYDDSYLTTGRELFRISKKLRNEAQDAIKAVL; encoded by the coding sequence ATGTCCGGTCATAATCACTACCAAACCCTAGAAGTCGATCCAGCTGCAACACCAGCTGAGATCAAATCTGCCTATCGGCGTCTGGCTAAGTTATTTCACCCTGATAGCCATCATCAGATGGCGAATCATGAGCGCATTGCTCAGGTGAATGAAGCTTACGAAATTTTAAAAGATCCCCATCGACGGTTGGCCTATGACCAACATCGCCGTACTGCTCCCACCACTGGTTCATGGGGAAATGCACAGGCTGGAGCTGCCCGCAGTCAAGCCTACCGAAAACCAACCCAAACCGCTCGCAAAACAGAGATTCATCTCCAACAATGGCTAAAGCAGGTGTACACACCTGTCAATCGACACCTGGCTAATATTCTTAACCCCCTAGCCGATGAAATCCAATGTTTATCTGCCGATCCCTATGACGATGATTTAATGGCAGATTTTCAGGATTACTTAGCCGATTGCCGGACTCGCCTAGAAAAGGCTCAAACGATCTTCCAATCTTTCCCGAATCCCGGCAATATTGCCAGTGTTGCTGCCCATTTATACTACTGTCTCAACCATATTGAGGACGGTATCGAAGATCTGGAACGGTTTACCTACTGCTACGACGATAGTTACCTCACTACAGGACGAGAATTGTTCCGCATCTCCAAAAAATTACGAAATGAAGCTCAAGATGCAATCAAAGCTGTGCTTTAG
- a CDS encoding PAS domain S-box protein, which produces MNLEKHNQRMQLLADVTYKIRQSLDLHEILQTTVTEVRQLLDADRVVMFQIHPDGAGTVVQEAVLPGWSKSINQNIVDTCFGTSFVESYRNGRVSVINNIEEAPITPCHADLLRQFEVKANLVIPIISQGQLWGLLIAHQCSAPRNWQDFEVDLLKQLADQAGIALAQAKLLADLNQAHQQLRFHVENSPLAVIEWDHACRIQRWSAQAERIFGWSAAEVTGRGPDHWFIHTDDLHLFREHVLNLTGHPFPNYSNPDMERLTRNYTKTGELIDCEWYSSALFDGEGNLVSILSMAQDVSARQQAEAALQQLNRELEMRVEQRTAALQESEQRFRSLFEAAPDFIYVLDTQGVIQHVNPVVIERSGYRKSELEGHPFINLFAPKSQVLCQQQFSDLLALGSHRQELEFMGKNGTILTVDCSFKVVKDPLGQMSILVVQRDISDRKALERIKDEFISVVSHELRTPLTSIHGSIKLLATGQLGDLSDDGQQMLDIADQNTDRLVRLVSDVLDLQRIESGQAKIYKQLCDAADLMTHATDAMRSMAYHHNVTLKSTPLLTMVWANPDYMVQTLTNLLSNAIKFSQPGGTVELAAELRIEERRAKGRSSPSESHDTPFPITIKHTELWFQVIDQGQGIPADKLESVFERFQQVDASDAREKGGTGLGLAICRKIVEQHGGKIWAESVLGQGSCFFVALPMSCWLVEKAEVS; this is translated from the coding sequence ATGAACTTAGAGAAGCATAACCAACGGATGCAGTTGTTAGCGGATGTGACCTACAAGATCAGGCAATCCCTGGATCTCCATGAAATTCTGCAAACCACTGTCACTGAAGTGCGACAACTGCTGGATGCAGATCGGGTGGTTATGTTTCAAATCCATCCCGATGGGGCGGGAACCGTGGTGCAAGAAGCAGTATTACCGGGTTGGTCAAAATCGATTAATCAAAATATTGTAGATACCTGTTTTGGCACGAGCTTTGTTGAGTCTTATCGAAATGGTCGCGTTTCCGTTATTAACAATATAGAAGAAGCCCCCATTACCCCTTGCCATGCTGATCTATTGCGGCAATTTGAAGTTAAAGCTAATCTTGTTATCCCAATCATTAGCCAAGGGCAGCTTTGGGGACTGCTAATTGCCCATCAATGCTCAGCGCCTCGAAACTGGCAAGACTTTGAAGTAGACCTGCTGAAGCAGCTTGCGGATCAAGCGGGCATCGCACTAGCGCAAGCTAAATTGTTGGCCGATCTGAATCAAGCACATCAGCAACTCAGATTTCATGTGGAAAATTCTCCCCTCGCCGTGATTGAGTGGGATCATGCCTGTCGGATTCAGCGCTGGTCAGCCCAGGCAGAACGCATTTTTGGTTGGTCAGCAGCGGAGGTTACGGGTCGAGGTCCGGATCACTGGTTTATTCATACGGACGATCTCCATCTTTTTCGAGAGCATGTTTTAAACCTCACTGGGCATCCCTTCCCGAACTACTCCAATCCAGACATGGAGCGACTGACCCGAAATTATACAAAAACTGGCGAGCTAATCGATTGTGAGTGGTATAGCTCGGCCCTTTTTGATGGAGAGGGCAACTTGGTGTCTATCCTGTCCATGGCCCAAGATGTGAGTGCTCGCCAACAGGCAGAAGCGGCATTACAACAACTCAATCGAGAGTTGGAAATGCGAGTTGAGCAACGAACTGCAGCCTTGCAAGAAAGTGAGCAACGGTTCCGTTCCTTGTTTGAGGCAGCCCCAGATTTTATCTATGTGCTGGATACGCAAGGGGTGATTCAGCATGTCAACCCTGTGGTGATTGAGCGCTCAGGTTACCGTAAATCTGAACTAGAAGGTCACCCCTTTATCAATTTGTTTGCCCCCAAATCTCAGGTTCTTTGCCAACAACAGTTTTCAGATTTACTGGCCCTGGGGAGCCACCGCCAAGAACTGGAGTTCATGGGCAAAAACGGAACCATTCTGACGGTGGACTGCTCCTTTAAGGTGGTTAAAGATCCCCTGGGACAAATGTCTATTTTGGTGGTGCAGCGCGATATTAGCGATCGCAAAGCGTTAGAGCGTATTAAAGACGAATTTATCTCTGTCGTCAGTCATGAATTACGCACTCCTCTGACATCTATCCACGGATCAATCAAACTGCTAGCCACCGGACAATTGGGAGATTTATCAGATGATGGACAGCAAATGCTCGATATTGCAGACCAAAATACCGATCGCCTCGTTCGCTTAGTCAGTGATGTTTTAGATCTACAGCGAATCGAATCAGGGCAAGCCAAAATTTATAAGCAGCTTTGCGATGCAGCAGATCTCATGACCCATGCAACTGATGCAATGCGCAGTATGGCTTACCACCATAATGTCACCTTAAAAAGCACGCCCCTCTTAACCATGGTTTGGGCCAATCCAGATTACATGGTACAAACCTTAACGAATTTACTCAGCAATGCCATTAAATTTTCCCAACCTGGTGGAACAGTTGAGTTAGCGGCTGAACTTCGGATTGAAGAGCGGCGAGCAAAAGGCCGCTCCTCTCCCTCTGAAAGTCATGACACCCCCTTTCCCATCACGATTAAACACACTGAACTGTGGTTTCAAGTGATTGACCAGGGCCAAGGCATTCCGGCTGATAAACTGGAAAGCGTTTTTGAGCGCTTTCAACAAGTCGATGCTTCAGATGCTCGGGAAAAAGGTGGTACCGGGCTAGGCTTAGCCATCTGTCGCAAAATTGTAGAACAACATGGTGGCAAAATCTGGGCCGAAAGTGTTTTGGGCCAAGGCAGCTGTTTTTTTGTGGCCTTACCCATGTCTTGTTGGTTAGTGGAAAAAGCTGAGGTCAGTTAA
- a CDS encoding cytochrome P450 — translation MQTIAAQPSTRKLPEGPSSSGLWQMLQWIGRPLGFMEACQQQYGDLFTLQLGQLGQIVFCSNPEGIEEILTADPKKMDAGCNNSVLLPLLGNASVILLDGDSHQRQRQLLMPPFHGERMRAYGSSITQITEDIASSWQVNHPFDVREAMQAISLNVILKTVFGVSNPERYQALQALLPNFLDLTGSPAGASLLFLQGLQKDCGAWSPWGRFLRVRSQLDHLLYQQMDEHRSQSEMGSDILSLMLAATDEAGNPMTDIELRDELVTLLLAGHETTASALTWALYWIHFLPDVKEKLIAELATADLNDAKGIQRLPYLNAVCSETLRIYPIAPITSPRTTRMPLSLMEYNLPVGTTVAPCIYLTHRHPDLYPNPQAFQPERFLERQFSPYEYLPFGGSNRRCLGMTFALFEMKLVLSTLLTGYQFQLEQPQPLKPVRRGVTLAPPSHFKMILTQRR, via the coding sequence ATGCAAACGATAGCCGCTCAACCCTCCACTCGCAAATTACCCGAAGGTCCCTCTTCTTCTGGATTGTGGCAAATGTTGCAATGGATTGGACGGCCCCTTGGGTTTATGGAAGCTTGTCAGCAACAGTATGGGGATTTATTTACCTTGCAGTTGGGGCAATTGGGCCAAATTGTTTTTTGTAGCAATCCTGAAGGCATTGAAGAGATTCTGACGGCAGATCCTAAAAAGATGGATGCGGGTTGTAATAACTCTGTATTGTTGCCTTTGCTTGGTAATGCATCCGTCATCCTCTTAGATGGCGACTCCCATCAACGACAGCGACAGCTTTTGATGCCCCCATTTCACGGAGAACGGATGCGGGCCTATGGCTCATCTATCACTCAGATTACGGAAGATATTGCTTCATCTTGGCAAGTCAACCACCCTTTTGATGTGCGAGAGGCCATGCAGGCGATTTCTCTCAATGTCATCCTCAAAACGGTGTTTGGCGTGTCGAACCCTGAACGATACCAAGCTTTGCAGGCACTATTGCCTAACTTTCTGGACTTAACCGGATCACCGGCTGGTGCGAGTTTGCTGTTTCTACAAGGATTACAGAAGGATTGTGGAGCTTGGAGTCCTTGGGGGCGGTTTTTGCGGGTGCGATCGCAACTCGATCACCTCCTCTATCAGCAGATGGACGAACATCGAAGTCAATCCGAAATGGGATCAGACATCCTCTCCCTCATGCTGGCGGCCACAGATGAAGCGGGCAATCCCATGACCGATATAGAGCTGCGAGATGAGTTAGTTACCCTGCTGCTAGCAGGGCACGAGACCACCGCTTCAGCGTTGACCTGGGCATTGTATTGGATTCATTTCCTCCCGGATGTCAAAGAAAAACTGATCGCGGAGTTAGCCACTGCTGACCTCAATGATGCCAAAGGTATCCAACGTTTACCCTACCTGAATGCAGTGTGCTCTGAAACCCTGAGAATTTATCCGATCGCCCCAATCACCTCTCCTCGAACAACGAGAATGCCCCTATCCCTAATGGAATATAACCTTCCCGTCGGAACCACCGTAGCCCCCTGTATCTATCTCACCCATCGACACCCTGACCTCTATCCCAATCCTCAAGCCTTTCAGCCAGAGCGCTTCCTGGAACGTCAATTTTCCCCCTACGAATATCTGCCATTTGGGGGTAGCAACCGCCGTTGTTTGGGGATGACCTTCGCCCTATTCGAGATGAAATTGGTCCTCTCGACACTCCTGACTGGTTATCAATTCCAGCTAGAGCAGCCTCAACCCTTAAAACCTGTGCGTAGAGGTGTAACTCTAGCACCGCCCTCTCACTTCAAAATGATCTTGACCCAGCGACGTTAA
- a CDS encoding response regulator — MAEKRILIIDDEQAIQAVASLSLKMEADWQVITANSGAEGIAIAGLEQPDAILLDVMMPMLDGIETFKQLQQGPLTRSIPVILLTAKAQAAEQQQFQSLGVAGVITKPFNSLTLASQIAQVLGWVL; from the coding sequence ATGGCAGAAAAACGCATCCTGATTATTGATGATGAGCAAGCGATTCAAGCTGTAGCTAGCCTCAGTTTAAAGATGGAAGCTGACTGGCAAGTCATCACCGCGAATTCAGGGGCTGAAGGAATCGCCATTGCTGGTCTGGAGCAACCTGACGCTATTTTGCTAGATGTGATGATGCCGATGCTGGACGGGATAGAAACCTTCAAACAGCTACAGCAAGGCCCTTTAACCCGTAGCATTCCGGTTATCTTACTCACGGCTAAAGCACAAGCTGCAGAACAACAGCAATTTCAAAGCTTAGGGGTTGCTGGGGTGATTACCAAGCCTTTTAATTCCCTAACCCTAGCGAGTCAAATTGCTCAGGTATTGGGGTGGGTTCTATAG